Sequence from the Triticum urartu cultivar G1812 unplaced genomic scaffold, Tu2.1 TuUngrouped_contig_4362, whole genome shotgun sequence genome:
TCTATTGTGGCTTGTTCCACTACTGATGCCGAGTATATGGCTATTTCTGAGGCATGCAAAGAAGCTATCTGGTTGAGAGGTTTGTACACTGAGCTTTGTGGAGACTCATCTTGTGCTATATATCTTACAAAGAATCCAATGTATCATGAGAGAACAAAGCACATTGATGTCAGATATCACTATATTCGAGATGTTGTTGCTGAAGGTGATTTGAAGGTATGCAAGATAAGTACTCATGATAATCCTGCTGATATGATGACAAAGCCAGTTCCGACCAATAAGTTTGAGCTTTGCTCAGGCTTAGTTGGTATTTCTCACTAGTCCTATGGACTTTGACGCACAAGGTGTTTAAGCTGATTTGGATGGAGTAGGTGGAGATTGTTAAATTGTGATCCAAATTATACCATGTTGGACTAGACGTAGTACAACCGGTGTGGGCCTTTGCGTTGACGTCGACGCGTACGAGTACAACTCGTTTACTTGTCCTCCAAGGACTCTCATGTATTGCCCTCTTATATACCCCATGTAGTCGCACCTCAGACGGCCAGTCGTCTCGTACTTGTAATACTCCTCCTCATAGTGATTGCGCCTTCGTGCGTCCGTGGTTTTCTCCCGCAAGGGTTTCCACGTAAAAATCTGTGTACTCTCGTGTCTCTTTTATCTCGTTATTATCTAACAATGATTACTAAAGCCACCCGGTTACCCAAAAAATGACGTTGTATCATCATGCATCCATCACTTCTTTGCTCCCGAGAAGAATCATCCATCAGCTCCTTCTCTCTGGAAATAAAGCCCACGACATCGATCAACTATATCCCTCGACCTGTTGACCACACTAGTGGTTGGGGCGCCACCTGGTGGCGCCTCTTGAGACGTTTTTGTGGGCACTTGCATTGTTTGAGTGCCTCGGCTCGTTGTATGCGTCTATTTTACGTAGCAGCACAACTTTGTCATGTGCAACTTCAACGAAATCTTTATGCTTTGACTAAGACATGTAAAGAATCATGCATGATTAAAAAATAATAGCATCATGAATATCTTAATATTCAAAGTGTGGTTTACACAAACCATTTTAAACCACAAGATCAGAGTAATAAATAGAACCCAATTAGCATTTAGTCTTTGTGGTTGTCCATCACTAACATACACGCACGAGCTAGCGAAGGACACAAAGGAAAAACCTCAACATGTAAGGTTATATGCAAAATAATAATAAAGATCATTCAATCCCTCCATTGCCTCAACCTGAATAACAAGGTTGATTTCTCGATTAAGCTTAAGTGGGAGTCTTTGTAGCACAAAATAAGAATGCACAATTATGGAATTAACAGAGGATATATTTCAGTTATAAGGCAACATGTAAGTTTTGTGTGATCTAACTTGAGGACAACAATTACATGTCAAAAAAGGTTTCGATCTTTCGAGTTTCGATAACTCACCTTCACTATTGTTCCTAAAACTGCATCAGTGTAACCAATCATTATATCAAAATACAAATTTGAGACCTTCTCTGTGGATGCCTTGTTCTGCTTCAACATGGACGAATATATACAAGTCACCACTTACACCCTCCATGATAAGATAGAAACGGGTAACAACTAACAATAACAATAATATCTTCTCCCAGTAAGTGGATCATAATAAACTTAACTGAAATGTGAGTAATGTTTCAGCCAGACTGTATTACTCTACTTAAAGCATACAAATTGACAAGTATAAGAACCTTGTCAATTGACAGACATCTCAGTACTTCTAGCATTTgatagaaaaataaataaatatagcCAGGTCTAAGTTTACAGCAAGATCATGACATCATGGTATGTTAGGTAGCTCAATATATCCGCCAACCACCTTTCAATATTATTTTTTTATGAAGCAAACAGATAGTACAACCCCAGACTACAATGTCAGCAAGAAATTATTAGTAAAATGGCAATGTTACACTTCAAATCATAGAATAAGAACAATGAATTATTGATAAAATTATAACTAAATTAAGAAATGCAGGTTAGTAATGAGAACCCTAACCAGAAAGGAAAACAGTTAGTTTCGCACATTCTAACTTGCAGTCCAGAAATTAAGATTTCGCAGAGAAAGAACCGAAGAGAGACAATGAATAGAGACAATGGATGGAATACTACGCATAGTGAATCAAGCTAATAACACACATAGTGGTAGTTCTGCCATGTAAAAACAAAGGGATCTAAATCCTGCTATATATGTACAAATGCATGCAATGTTTGTGCTGCATGTAAGAGCTAAAGATAGCTAACTAACCCTTGTTTGGAGATGATACAGAGTAGCACTATTAGCCAAACAACACGGAAAAACTGCAAAGAAATAGATGTAGGCTACCAACCTAATCTGCATCCGTTGACACAAAAAGTATGGCTAAAACCTGACATCACAAAATTGCAAGAGAGGCTAACCATGGCTGAAACTTATTGATCAATTTATTCCTTTGATATTAGTCTGAAGCATTGTGCTATAACTAGACCTCACCAGCCTACAGCCCTACAAATCAATCACATACAAGATAAATTCCAAATCTTTTTAGTAATGGTATGATGCAGTTTGAATACCAAGATTACATTCTAAAGTACAGGCGTACAACTCAATATGTAAACTTTTTTTGGAAAAAGATATTCCCTCTATTTTGCTCCCTTTCAGCAACAACAAATCCCTAATGAACATGTAAAGCTAAACATCTCAAAGATTCAGATCCTAATTGCCTTAATGTTTAATTTGTGAACAACAAATCGGACATACTTGTTGAATTAGTGTGATCTATCTGCGTCGCAAAGAAGGGGGGAATGAGATTGATTTGTCGAAGGTACCATTCTCACTTTTGTCCTCCTCACGGCGATGCTTGTGGCTGGCGGCGGCGTGCTGAACATACTTGCTGCAAACCAAGACAGGGAGCTCCCTTAGTTCTCCCCGACAGCGACACCGTGGGACGGACTCGCCCCCTTCCTAGATTTCCCTATCAAGGGGTAGAAAGAAATCATCATTTCCTACTGTATCAAATGTCAATTTGACAGTCATCATCATGTCTTACATCATATTTAAGCAAACATATTAGGTACGTAATTAACCATTAAACTATCTTGTATGGGTATTTTTTGAGGCATCAACTGCTTATTTAGCTTTTCCTCGCCACGACATGATAAGATTTTCGCCTCAATAATTTTGATTGCATAATCTCCATTTGTATTCATAAAAAATGGCTCAATTTATGGCTCGCTCACTTCCATTGTAACTTGTCTTTTTAATTGctctcacatcctattctttttGCACCGACTTAACTTTGTTATTGCATTGACATATATAGTTGCTTGCGTCATTTTCTATTGAATTCACAACACCGCTTTGCTCCTATCATAATTGCCTCATCGAGTGGATATACAACTCAGCCAAGTTCCAAAGATGCAAGCTTAGGTTTTAATTATTTGTAAAAACGTGGTGTAGTGGCCTCCCTAATTAACATGGAGATTCGCTTCAAAATCATCGAGATGCTTTGTAGCATCAATGGAGATGTTTGCCACTATTGCATTTGAAGCTTTCCTGAACCACTTAAGTATTCAACTCCCAGTTGATCCTGATAAGAAGTTCAGGGAAAAAGATACCATCATGAATATTTAGTAACTTGACTTCAATAAATCCTTTATTTGCCATTAATTAATCCAGTTAATGCATACAATACATCTTAGGTCCTCCTATTTAGTACAGAACATGATGAAAAAAAATCAGATTTCATATACTGCAAGCTCATGTAAGACCAGCTTAATCACTTGTGATATATAGATCAATTACCTGAGCCACCGTCGACGACAAGGGGACGCTACTGACATGGTCAGAACCCATGATTATTAATAAATAAGCACCAAAGCTTGCTGAGTTAAGCCCGAGCCTGGGCCTCCATACCGGCGGCCGCGCGCCGCGGACGACTCCGCTAGGCCATTGCATGTCCAACCCCTCGCAGTCTTCCTCACTCGGAAGCACTGAATCGAACAGCAGCCCAATCAAATCAACACATCTTGAGATCGAGAGGGTATTTTGATACAGAGGCAATATGAAGATCAAAATCAGAGCAAATGCAGAGGAACTGGAAGCACACAATGTAACCAAAAATACTGAAAGACAAGCAAGCTTTACCAAAAATAGGGCTGGTCTTTTACCTGCCCACAAAAGGATGTCATTTTGTTCAATATAATTGGTGATGTCTGTCAGTAGGATCTCATGTTTGATCTACATTTTTTTATTCACTGAATTTGTAGAACACTTGCGAGTTAGTACCTAGCAAAATAAACATTTTCTACCTCAAATTTGTAGATCAATATCCATGCCTAAATTAAGATTGCTTTTCTTTATGAAGATTTGTGCTGCTCTAACGTTCCTCAGTTTCCATGTTCAATTATCATTAATTCCAACTAGGAATGAGGACAACCTTGAGCAAGGATATGGGCCTGAGCTCCTGCCTGACGTGTTCCTACAGAGATGTAGGACATGGCGAGCACCTAGCAAGGTGTCACAACCCTGTGGCTGGCGACGATGTGTCGGCACCCTAATCCCTGAAATGAAACAGAGGATCAATGGATTAGTTCAAAAAacattttgggacggagggagtactatttaCAGTGAGTCATTCAAAAGAAGCAATACACTGGCTAGGAAAAGACAAGACTACCCACTTGAGGCAGAGAAATAGTAATCAACATTAACTTACAGGAAGGCAAACTGTATCTTGGCTCCAAATACTCGGTTAAATAAACAAAAATTGTGAGGAGCTACTGCTATTCAAAGATGTAGTTGTTTAAAACCTATACTGAACAGTTTAGTGTCTAAGAGAAAAATTACCCAACAGACAAACTTACGGTATGTCGGCATCAATCCCAAAAGTTCAAGTTTTATGCACGCACATCAATCAAATGTTAGGCACTACTAAGAAAGGCTATGGTGCTACTGCAACAGTAAGAAACTGCACAGGAAAGAACTTAAACATACTCGAGCTTCAGGTATCCAACTCAACTGCGATGTAGACACCCTTTTAGCCGTTGATCTTGTACAGATCATATACTAACAACATGCATAATCAGTTAGTAGTAACATGTCACAGTCCTAAACATAAATAGATGGCAAAGATGATGGCACAAATTACTTTATACGTCGAAGCATGCTACGTCGTACTCAGCGAGGTTGTTGAAGACGCCAATGGCAGTGCCAAGGGGCGGGATGGACTCGATGAAGCACTGGTCCTCCATTACATGATTCACTGGGGAAAATCTGGTGGAAGAGGGGAGTAGGAGCAAACCCTAAGCACCAACCACAACAAACAGGATCACTAGGGAAGCAACCATACATGGGGGGAAATCTGAAAATAAGAGCATAAAAAAACAAAGAGGATGATGTGAACCAACCATGGATTAGTATTGTATAGCTCATGATCTGTGATCTTCCTCTTCCGAGTCATCTTCCTCCTCAACCCGCATCACAAAGGCCTTCATTTTGCACAGACAACTACTGTTAGTACAACTGAAAAAATAGAGAATTGTAAGGATCCAGTTGCAGCACATTTACGAGAAGGACACATATAACTTGTATAGaaacatttttatttggaaaatGCTCAGGAAAAATGGCAAACCCCTGCTAGCGTCAGTCCTTATACAGATCGGTGTGTACTTTTTAGAAACCTTTCAAGCACGATATTCAAACAGTTTTTTACTCTTTTAGTATCTTCTTCGAGACTTCCATGATTTGACCAGTACTTTCCAAGTAACCTGGAAAACAAGCAACAGAGCCAGGCCACATCAGGAATGTAGTTCTAATACATAACTCCGGAAAAATACTACCATTCTGATGGATATGAGAATGAAATCGTTACCATTCAATCCAGCAAACATCATTGCAGCCGAAGCTCCCGCGATTAGTCCACCTTGCCTACTTCCAGCCATAGTAGAGCGCACCAGTTCATTCAGTCACTGAGCAACCAAGGAAAAGTAACACCCTATAtaagttttggaatatttgtcaACTGGGCATGTAAACATAAGCAAACATTATCACACAAATGAACTTCTAGTTGCATGAGTAATATGCAGCTGTGTGCCACAATTACTAGAGGCATCTACTACATAGGAAAAGGGAGTGTCGATAACAAAATATTCTTCAGTACATTTCAACAATTGACTGGAACATTCCACGACAAAATCCTTTCTTTTTTGCAATAGAAATAACAGTGTCCAGTTGGGTGAATGTTGAAAGTAAAGATCTGATTGTGCTATATAGTTTGAAGAAGATGGAGACTTGCCAGTAAGAAAATCATGCTGAATTTGACGCAAACAAACATGTTGGTGTCAATCATAAAAAAGTATACATATAAACATGGAGTTTTTCGTTGCTAATTAATAATTAATAATCAGTCTTGGCACTTCACTAAATGTTAGACTAACAACAAATAAACTGATAGACAAAGACCACTTGATAATTAACCAATCGATGCATAGATGGTTTGGTGCTGAAGATGGCTTTTATGTTGTTTGTTCGGCACCAGCGGATGCACCTCAATTGCATCAGTATGCTATGCCTGAACCTAATACCACATGACACCAGAACACACGTATATGAGACACACTTAAACAACCATTAGCAGGTAGAGAAGGAAGATGGATGAGTACCTGGGTGACGGTACGGAGGTAGAGGGGGGCGTGGCCTTTCTTGCCGCCGATGGCCGGATCTGCTCCCGGTGGCGCTTCTCCGTGGACTCaccatctccctctccctcctctccCCTTCTCTGGCTGAGGACGACGCCGCGGACAGGCCACTGCCAATATGTCCGCAACTTTCTCTCGAGCGAGAGGGGATAAGAAGGAGAGAGGGCCGCCGCGCACTGACCTTCAATTTGTAGCCGCCGCCTCGATTTGCAGCCGCCACGGACGGCCTTGAGCACGGTTGGCTGCTCCCCCTCCCCGTGTCTTAACGCGACCACTCCTCTTCTCGCCTGAGACAGCAGCCACACCGGCGACCTAGGTCTGGCAGATCGACGGAGCCGACGGGGCTCTGACAGGTGTTGCGCGCCGATGGGCGAGGAGgacgccgccgccaccgtctgCCCGTCTCCTCCCATCCCCGCTCCGCTCTGCCCTGCCCGACATGTTGCTCGATCTGGTGCGAGGGGGAGGAGAGGTCGTTGATGGTGAGAAGAAAAAAGGTGGGAGAGTCAGCCGTTGGGGAGGGCGTGGCTGATGGCGGCGGCTGCAGGGAGGTcgccggtggcggcggcggcgacaagGGAGAGGGAGAAGAATCGGGGAATGGGGACTGGGGGCCAATCCCTTTCTCTCATCGCTGGCCaatccctctctctctttcttgtGAAGTAAACCTCTTTGTCTTCTAGCTAATCCGACGTGGACGTCGTCAGGATGCGCTCTTTGCGCCACCGTTATTGGGTTGTACTAGAGATTGGGTGGCGCCTTCTGAGGCGGACCTTTGCGCACTTATCTTGTCTCCGCATATTCGGCTGTTATATTTGATCTTCAGTCTCACCTCATACATTAATATAGACATACACTAAAACATTAGGATCTCTTTGCTCTCTTGGATGTAGAGATATAAAATATTCATTACAGCCATTCCTTGATGGATCaataagaaagaaagaaaaaagtgAATACACTTTGAACAGAATCAATTCCAGTGTGAATGTATGATACATTACCCTGCCATCTACAAAAAGATGGATGAAAAAGGGAGGGAGAGCTGCCATTAGATGGAAACCAATTTGCAATTTACACCAAGACTATTTTTTAGAATATGTTCATAACATACTTTCTGAATTATTATTCAAAGTATTATCTGAACAAATCAAAATATGCCTTACAAAAGAAACGGAGCGAGTAGGAAATAGATAGCAGTAGAACACTTTGAAACTTCATAACATCTAAGAACCCAGCATTGTAACGTCACACAACACAAACGCGATCATCAAGCCTCATATTTGAAGCTTCAGTTTGGTAAACATCATCCATCTTGATTCATCTTCATCTTGGTTCAGTACAAAAGCAAGCCAAACTGGTAACATTCCAAAAGAAATTTTATCTCCCTGAATTTTTATGAGAAAAGTCTGACTCTTTATATTGGGAGCATCAACACACACCTTTTTTGTATTATCCCAAAGAAAATTGCGATCTAAATAACCATAAATTTTGGTGGCCAAAATTATCTGGTCGGAAACATAGTGGGCAGGGAACTACAAATGGATTCGGAAGCATGTGAAGTGGAAATCAGGGAAGTAcaattggacgcggaaactgtAAACAAATAAGGTCGGTTTAGGGTACTTTATCTTGGATTTCATCTACCTGCCTACATATAGATCAGTCCTCCCTTGAGTCTTCTTCTTGGGTTGGATTGGGTACTAAAAAGCAAAGAAGTGGAGTATTTCAATTAAAACTGGGATCAACTTCAGAAAATAAGACGGTGCTCGAAGGGAAAGGAAGGAATGTGTACACAATTTCTACGGCGTCGAGTATGTTGATGCCCTGACCAAAAGAATAAGAGGGCATATCATGTGATTCTGTATCTGTGCTTTGTTCTCCAAAGATCATCTAAAAGAAGTAAAAATTAAACTAAGATGTAAAAAAATCGACCAACAGCAACAACAGAAATTTGTTCTCCAAAGATCATCTAAAAGAAGTAAAAATTAAACTAAGATGTAAAAAAATCGACCAACAGCAACAACATAAACATGATGGTTCAGCTCTACACATACTGTTCCAAGAGTTATCTCGACGATAAGGAGATCTGAATCTCCCAGCTTCTTGTACTGCAACTTCGTTGGTACTGGCTGCGGGCGCGTATCGGGTGCCATCTTTGGGTATGTTGGGCACTCAACCCTGGTAAGGTATTTCTCTAGGATAAGGAAATTGCAGTGAACACGGATAGCACCATTTGTCGCATGTACTGTTGTTGATTTTTTTTGCATATATTGAAACCCTTGTTCTTGCACAATCCAATAAACATATCAAGAAGCAAAATATCGATGTGTGAAATGATGAAAAAAATATAATAACAAAGAGGATACCTTGAGCTCTCAAGTATTGTTGCATCTTCATCTTTCGGTTTCCTCTTCGAATTTGTATGCCTATTTTCTAGATTGTGGTTGGATGTTACACTTTTCTCAGGCTGATGAGCACAATGCAcctcttcttcttggagcttACTACCACCAATTTGATACTCAATTGCAAGAATTTTATCATCAGTTGGAAGCGGGCGGATTTCCACTTTCTGGGGATCTTCAATTCAGTGTACATCGTCATGGTGTACCATTCTCTTGCAAGTTTTCTGTTTAACCCTCCAATCCGAGGAGATGGGAGGGTAGCATTGTAGTAAATAACATCATTTCCAAAAGAAGTTACACTCATGGTTGTGTTGGCATAGGAATACTAAATGGAAAAGATTATTTTTTTGCTAGCTGGGTAAAGGTGTATACAAAAATTGTTCACCATAAATTTGCTCGCCAGCCCCAAATATGTATAATGCCAGTGGAAACCCGACATGTTACATCAAACAACACAAGAGAGTGTTCCTACTGCCGTAATGCCATCCTTCATGTGAAAATCTATCTCTTCAAAGGAAACAGGATTTACTTATATCATGCCTAACATTTGAAGCATCAGTTATACGTCGAGTGGACAGTAACACGGCCCAGTGgcattagagagagagagagagagcagagcAGAGCATAGGAATACCTATGCCGGAGTCAGTGTTGAGGAGGATCCGGTTGTCGACAACATGGTGTACCACTCGTTATCACCGCCAGGGGCAGAGCGCCGGCCCTGTCGAGCGCGATCGAGGAGATCCCCCGGGAGTAACGAATGGTGTCCGTCAGGATGAACTTGGACAATCAGCCATCAAGGGTTTCGATGTATGCTTTCTGAGCGCTGACGTAGCTCACGAAGCAGGACCTACAGTTCCTAAGCTTGACCTCTAGCTTGAGAGTGGCGTGCCGCTGGGCATCATTGCAGAATTTCCCATCAGCAGGGCAGGTGAAGGAATTTGCCTCAAACGTTATCTGTCACTGTGATTCATGAGACTCTCCCGTTAGCTTCCTAGTTCTTGCAAAGCTGTCACGGAGAAG
This genomic interval carries:
- the LOC125527711 gene encoding uncharacterized protein LOC125527711; translation: MGGDGQTVAAASSSPIGAQHLSEPRRLRRSARPRSPVWLLSQARRGVVALRHGEGEQPTVLKAVRGGCKSRRRLQIEGQCAAALSPSYPLSLERKLRTYWQWPVRGVVLSQRRGEEGEGDGESTEKRHREQIRPSAARKATPPSTSVPSPRFRHSILMQLRCIRWCRTNNIKAIFSTKPSMHRLVNYQVVFVYQFICC